A genomic region of Pseudomonas sp. MPC6 contains the following coding sequences:
- a CDS encoding RND family transporter, with amino-acid sequence MTSLSSHHQDKATFLERLIFNNRPAVIFICLLVSVFLFWQATLIRPSTSFEKMIPLDHPFIQKMMEHRNDLANLGNTVRISVEATDGDIFSKEYMETLRQINDEVFYISGVDRSGLKSLWSPSVRWTEVTEEGFAGGEVIPQSYNGSQQSLDLLRNNVLKSGQVGRLVANDFKSSIVDIPLLESYPDPQDQGTLLALDYRKFSHELEEKIRDKFEAQNPNVQIHIVGFAKKVGDLIDGLVMVVMFFGVAFVITLILLYWFTNCMRSTVAVLSTTLVAVVWQLGLMHFFGFGLDPYSMLVPFLIFAIGISHGVQKINGIALQSSEADNALTAARRTFRQLFLPGMIAILADAVGFITLLIIDIGVIRELAIGASIGVAVIVFTNLILLPVAISYVGISKRAVERSKKDAHREHPFWRLLSNFASPKVAPVSIVLALIAFGGGLWYSQNLKIGDLDQGAPELRPDSRYNQDNNFIISNYSTSSDVLVVMVKTKSEGCSRYEAMAPIDELMWKMQNTEGVQSAISLVTVSKQMIKGMNEGNLKWETLSRNPDVLNNSIARADGLYNNSCSLAPVLVFLNDHKAETLDRAVHAVQEFAKENNRDGLEFILAAGNAGIEAATNEVIKESELTILILVYICVATMCMITFRSWAATLCIVLPLVLTSVLGNALMAFMGIGVKVATLPVVALGVGIGVDYGIYIYSRLESFLRAGLPLQEAYYQTLKSTGKAVLFTGLCLAIGVCTWIFSAIKFQADMGLMLTFMLLWNMFGALWLLPALARFLIKPEKLAGQKGNSLFAH; translated from the coding sequence ATGACATCCTTGAGCAGTCATCATCAGGACAAGGCGACGTTTCTCGAGCGCCTGATTTTCAACAACCGCCCGGCAGTGATCTTCATCTGCCTGCTGGTCAGTGTGTTCCTGTTCTGGCAGGCGACGCTGATCCGGCCGTCCACCAGTTTTGAAAAAATGATCCCGCTCGATCATCCGTTCATTCAAAAGATGATGGAGCACCGCAACGACCTGGCGAACCTGGGCAACACCGTGCGGATCTCGGTGGAAGCCACCGATGGCGACATCTTCTCCAAGGAGTACATGGAGACCCTGCGTCAGATCAACGACGAAGTGTTCTACATTTCCGGCGTCGACCGGTCCGGCCTCAAGTCGCTGTGGAGTCCGAGCGTGCGCTGGACCGAAGTGACGGAGGAGGGGTTCGCCGGGGGTGAAGTGATTCCCCAGAGCTACAACGGTTCCCAGCAAAGCCTCGACCTGCTGCGCAACAACGTGCTCAAGTCCGGGCAGGTCGGGCGCCTGGTGGCCAACGACTTCAAGTCGAGCATTGTCGACATCCCGCTGCTGGAGTCCTACCCGGACCCGCAGGATCAGGGCACGCTGCTGGCCCTGGACTACCGCAAGTTCTCCCACGAGCTGGAAGAAAAGATCCGCGACAAGTTCGAAGCCCAGAACCCCAACGTGCAGATCCACATCGTCGGTTTTGCCAAGAAAGTCGGCGACCTGATCGATGGCCTGGTCATGGTGGTGATGTTCTTCGGCGTGGCCTTCGTCATCACCCTGATCCTGCTCTACTGGTTCACCAACTGCATGCGCAGCACCGTGGCGGTGTTGAGTACGACGCTGGTGGCCGTGGTCTGGCAGCTTGGCCTGATGCACTTCTTCGGCTTCGGGCTGGACCCGTATTCGATGCTGGTGCCGTTCCTGATCTTCGCCATCGGTATTTCCCACGGCGTACAGAAAATCAACGGTATCGCCTTGCAGTCCAGCGAAGCGGACAACGCCCTGACGGCCGCGCGCCGCACCTTCCGCCAGCTGTTCTTGCCGGGGATGATTGCGATCCTCGCGGATGCGGTGGGTTTCATCACGCTGCTGATCATCGATATCGGCGTGATCCGTGAACTGGCGATCGGCGCGTCCATCGGCGTCGCGGTGATCGTGTTCACCAACCTGATCCTGCTGCCGGTGGCAATTTCCTACGTCGGGATCAGCAAACGCGCGGTCGAACGCAGCAAGAAAGACGCGCATCGCGAACACCCGTTCTGGCGCCTGCTGTCGAACTTCGCCAGCCCGAAAGTCGCCCCAGTGTCGATTGTCCTGGCATTGATCGCCTTCGGTGGCGGCCTCTGGTACAGCCAGAACCTGAAAATCGGCGACCTCGACCAGGGTGCACCGGAACTGCGTCCGGACTCGCGCTATAACCAGGACAACAACTTCATCATCAGCAACTACTCCACCAGTTCCGACGTGTTGGTGGTGATGGTCAAGACCAAGTCCGAAGGCTGTTCGCGCTACGAAGCCATGGCACCGATCGACGAGTTGATGTGGAAGATGCAGAACACCGAGGGCGTGCAGTCGGCGATCTCGCTGGTCACCGTGTCCAAGCAGATGATCAAGGGCATGAACGAGGGCAACCTGAAATGGGAAACCCTGTCGCGCAACCCGGACGTGCTGAACAACTCCATCGCCCGGGCTGACGGCCTGTACAACAACAGTTGCTCCCTGGCGCCGGTGCTCGTATTCCTCAATGATCACAAGGCCGAAACCCTGGATCGCGCAGTACATGCGGTGCAGGAGTTCGCCAAGGAGAACAACAGGGACGGGCTGGAGTTCATCCTCGCTGCCGGTAATGCCGGGATCGAGGCCGCCACCAACGAGGTGATCAAGGAGTCCGAGCTGACCATCCTGATCCTCGTCTACATCTGCGTCGCGACCATGTGCATGATCACCTTCCGTTCCTGGGCGGCGACCTTGTGCATCGTGCTGCCGCTGGTGCTGACCTCGGTACTCGGTAACGCGCTGATGGCGTTCATGGGCATCGGCGTGAAGGTCGCGACCTTGCCGGTGGTGGCTTTGGGCGTGGGGATTGGCGTGGACTACGGCATCTATATCTACAGCCGCCTGGAAAGCTTCCTGCGTGCCGGTTTGCCGTTGCAGGAGGCGTACTACCAGACGCTGAAGTCCACCGGTAAAGCGGTACTGTTCACCGGCCTGTGCCTGGCCATCGGCGTGTGCACCTGGATCTTCTCGGCCATCAAGTTCCAGGCCGATATGGGGCTGATGCTGACCTTCATGCTGCTGTGGAACATGTTCGGCGCGTTGTGGCTGCTGCCGGCGCTGGCGCGGTTCCTGATCAAGCCGGAAAAGCTGGCAGGGCAGAAGGGCAATTCGTTGTTTGCTCACTGA
- a CDS encoding YCF48-related protein, which produces MSEPVMGVGICRPPALRKFALLATALSLLGCAVLSAPVLAAATPASDVVYSVESAKASKSLMLDVVHAGNRLVAVGDRGHILYSDDQGTTWTQAKVPTRQLLTSVFFVDDKHGWAVGHDAQILASEDGGVTWTKQFEDLKRESPLLDVWFQDVDSGFAVGAYGALMATTDGGQHWEDVSDRLDNEDQFHLNAIAAVKDAGLFIVGEQGSMFRSADGGQTWEKLEGPYEGSLFGVIGTAQANTLLAYGLRGNLYRSTDFGSTWEQVELQAARGALEFGLSGATLLDDGSIVIVGNGGSVIRSNDNGETFSVFNRPDRISVSAVTAAGNGNLILAGQGGVRITSPTGAGAENGKNGSSK; this is translated from the coding sequence ATGAGTGAGCCTGTCATGGGTGTGGGTATCTGCCGCCCGCCGGCACTGCGCAAATTTGCGTTGCTGGCTACAGCGCTCTCGCTGTTGGGCTGTGCCGTGCTGTCGGCACCAGTGCTGGCCGCTGCGACGCCAGCGTCCGATGTGGTTTATTCCGTTGAATCCGCCAAGGCCAGCAAAAGCCTGATGCTCGACGTCGTGCACGCCGGCAATCGCCTGGTGGCCGTCGGGGATCGCGGGCATATTTTGTATTCCGATGACCAGGGCACGACCTGGACCCAGGCCAAGGTGCCCACCCGGCAACTGTTGACCTCGGTATTTTTCGTCGACGACAAACACGGCTGGGCCGTTGGCCATGACGCGCAGATCCTCGCCAGCGAAGATGGCGGCGTCACCTGGACCAAACAGTTCGAAGACCTCAAACGCGAATCGCCGCTGCTCGATGTCTGGTTCCAGGACGTCGACAGCGGCTTTGCCGTGGGAGCCTACGGTGCCTTGATGGCAACCACCGACGGCGGCCAGCACTGGGAAGACGTCAGCGACCGCCTGGACAATGAAGACCAGTTCCACCTCAACGCCATCGCAGCGGTCAAGGATGCCGGGCTGTTCATCGTCGGCGAGCAGGGCAGCATGTTCCGCTCTGCCGATGGTGGCCAGACCTGGGAGAAGCTGGAAGGCCCCTATGAAGGCTCGTTGTTCGGGGTGATCGGCACCGCTCAGGCCAATACCCTGCTGGCCTATGGGTTGCGGGGCAATCTGTATCGTTCCACGGATTTCGGCAGCACCTGGGAACAGGTCGAGTTGCAGGCTGCGCGTGGCGCGCTCGAGTTCGGCCTGTCCGGCGCCACATTGCTCGACGACGGCTCCATCGTGATCGTCGGCAATGGCGGTTCGGTGATCCGCAGCAACGACAACGGCGAAACCTTCAGCGTGTTCAATCGCCCGGATCGCATTTCCGTTTCGGCCGTCACCGCGGCGGGCAACGGCAATCTGATTCTGGCAGGACAGGGCGGCGTTCGTATCACCTCGCCAACCGGCGCCGGCGCAGAGAATGGCAAAAACGGGTCGTCCAAATGA
- a CDS encoding FadR/GntR family transcriptional regulator, which produces MDYRKPSDRKSMHSRIVQELGIQIVSGRFQPDDKLPAEALLCEEYAVSRPVLREATRVLVAKGLVYSRPRVGTVVKPRKEWHMLDPDVLHWLMQSSPQNQFFDLLTSVRSIIEPAAAALAAQHATDEDIAAIGEAYQRMETAPTPEALLQPDLDFHSRIADATHNDLLANLCNMLSVAIAEALKHSNQRPNLHELALPRHKAILTAIENRDALGARHATLVQLDDARSALNVVLGSDPA; this is translated from the coding sequence ATGGATTACCGCAAACCCTCCGACCGCAAAAGCATGCACTCGCGCATCGTCCAGGAACTGGGCATACAGATCGTCTCGGGACGCTTCCAGCCAGACGACAAACTGCCCGCCGAAGCCCTGTTGTGCGAAGAGTACGCCGTCAGCCGGCCGGTGCTGCGTGAAGCCACGCGTGTGCTGGTTGCCAAGGGCCTGGTGTATTCCCGGCCGCGGGTCGGCACGGTGGTCAAGCCGCGCAAGGAATGGCACATGCTCGACCCGGACGTGTTGCACTGGTTGATGCAAAGCAGTCCGCAAAATCAATTCTTCGATCTGCTGACCAGTGTGCGCAGCATCATCGAACCGGCCGCCGCCGCCCTCGCTGCGCAGCACGCCACGGACGAAGACATCGCCGCCATCGGCGAAGCCTACCAACGCATGGAAACCGCACCGACTCCCGAAGCCTTGTTGCAACCGGACCTGGACTTCCACAGCCGAATCGCCGACGCAACGCACAACGATTTACTGGCGAACCTGTGCAACATGCTATCGGTAGCCATTGCCGAAGCGTTGAAGCACTCCAACCAACGCCCCAATCTGCATGAGTTGGCGCTGCCGCGACACAAAGCGATCCTTACCGCGATCGAGAATCGCGATGCGCTGGGCGCGCGGCATGCGACGCTGGTGCAGCTGGATGATGCGCGCAGTGCGTTGAATGTGGTGTTGGGCAGCGATCCCGCATAA